Below is a window of Thermodesulfomicrobium sp. WS DNA.
CGGGAAAGCATGGAAACCGCCTCGGCACGCAGCCCTTTGCGGCGGTAGAGATCCCCAAGGTTGCCCAAGGTCTCCGCAATATCCGCTGGAGTTCCTCCAGCAGTGCGTTCCCGGATTTCCACGGCCTTGAGGTAGAAATCCTCGGCAGCGGCGTCATTGCCGCGGGCGGCAAAGAGGGTGCCCAGGGCCGAAAGAGTGGTTGCTGTTTCGGGATGGCTCGGCCCCAAAATTTGCTCGCGCAAACGCAGTGCCTCACGCAGGTTCTTTTCCGCGGTATCGTACTGGCCGAGGGCCACCTGGACGATGCCCAGGTTATGCAGGCTCGTGGCCAGGTCGGCGTTTTCCGGCGGAGTCATGGTGCGGGCCACGGCGAGTGCCTCCTGGGCGGAGGCCAGGGCCGCGTCATAGGCGGCCTGGTTGTAGAGCTCGAGGGTGCGGGTGTTGAGGGCAAGCCATTGGGGGGACGAGGCCGAGGGCCCCTTGGTGGTGGCACACGCGCCCAGGGCCACAAGGAGCAGGGCAAAGATCACCGTCGTGAAGCGCATCGCCGTTTTCCTTATCCTTGGGTTGAGGGAATTCCCAATTCCTCCAGTCGGGCGAGGCCGTCTTCTTCCGGCCCTACCAAGTCCTGGTAGGTCTCCCGGCGGCGGATGAGCAGGTGCTTGTCTTCGTGCACCAGCACCTCCGCCACCCGGGGGCGGGAATTGTACTGGGAGGACATGACAAAGCCATACGCCCCGGCAGAGAACACCGCCAGGAGGTCTCCTGGGGCGACCATCGGGATCTCCCGATTCTTGGCAAGAAAATCGCCGGACTCGCAAATGGGCCCGACGATATCCGCCACCAAGGGCGGCGCGTCCGGCCGCTCGGTGACCGGAGCGATGCGGTGGTAGGAGCCGTACAGGGATGGCCGCACCAGATCGTTCATGCCCGCATCCACGATGACGAAGTGTTTTTCCCCGTTTTGTTTGAGGTATTGCACCTCGGTGACCAAGATCCCGGTATTGCCGGCAATGACCCGGCCGGGTTCGAGAATGATGGTGAGATCGGTCCCCTGGACCGCTTGGGCCACCGCTGCCCCGAGTTCCGTGGGGTGCGGGGGCTCTTCGGCGTTGTAGGTGATGCCGAGGCCGCCGCCCAGATCGAGATAGCGCAAAGAGATCCCTCGGGCGACAAGTTGACGGTAAAAGTCCATGAGCCGGTCGAGGGCTTCGATGAAGGGAGAGAGCTGGGTGAGCTGGGAGCCGATGTGGCAATCCAAGCCCACGGGCTCCACGCCGGGGAGCTTTTGCGCAAGCGTGTAGGCGGCGAGGGCTTCGTCCATGGGCAGGCCGAACTTGTTTTCCCGAAGGCCGGTGGAGATGTAGGGGTGGGTCTTGGGATCCACATCCGGATTGATACGCAGACTGATGCGGGCGGTTTTCCCAAGGCTGGAAGCCATCTCGCTGATGCGCTCAAGCTCCTGCACGGACTCCACGTTGAAGAGCAGGATGCCTGCCAGCAGGGCCTCGTGGATCTCGTGGCGTTTTTTGCCAACCCCAGAGTACACAATGCGTTCCGCAGGCACCCCGGCGCGCAAGGCCCGGAAGAGCTCCCCGCCGGAGACGATATCCACCCCTGCCCCGGCCTGGGCCAAAAGGCGCAGGATCGCCAGGTTGGAATTGGCCTTCACGGAGTAGCAGGTGAGATGCGGCACGCCGGCAAAGGCGCTGTCCATGGCCTGATAGTGGCGAAGCCAGGTGGAGGCGGAGTAGATGTAGAGCGGCGTGCCGTACTCCGCCACGAGCTCTGGCACGGGGATGTCTTCGGCATGAAGAACGCCATGATGGAAATGAAAATGGTGCATCGGAGATTCCTCGTTTTACGGTTCGATAGTGATGACCGGGGAGAGGGCTGGAGGGAGCGTGGCAAAGGTATTGTCCACGCCTACACGCAGCCGAAAAGTCTCGGGGAGGTTGAGGCCGCATACGCGCAGCACGTAGCTGTTCTCCTGCCGCCGCACCCCTGAGTCGTACGGGGAAATTTGGCGCACCATGGTCGGCGCAAAGGGACAGGTGGGGCAGCCATCCGTTTCCACCTCCAGGCGGAAGAACTCCACATTGGCCAGATTGCCGCCTACTTTGACGGCGATCCACAGGCAGGGCCCATCCCGGCGGGCCTCAATGGTGTCCACGAACACCTGTTCTTCCTGCGCCTGGGGCTTGGGCCATTCTTTTTTCCCACACCCCACCACAGAAGCCGCCAGCAGGAGAAACACAAGCGCCATTTGAGTGCGGTACATGATCACGGGGTCGTCTCCACAAGATGTTTCCAGCGTGTCACAAGCGCCAGGGCCTCATCCGGCGCGATGGACGCAAGCGAAAGGGCCTGCAGCTCA
It encodes the following:
- the lysA gene encoding diaminopimelate decarboxylase, with translation MHHFHFHHGVLHAEDIPVPELVAEYGTPLYIYSASTWLRHYQAMDSAFAGVPHLTCYSVKANSNLAILRLLAQAGAGVDIVSGGELFRALRAGVPAERIVYSGVGKKRHEIHEALLAGILLFNVESVQELERISEMASSLGKTARISLRINPDVDPKTHPYISTGLRENKFGLPMDEALAAYTLAQKLPGVEPVGLDCHIGSQLTQLSPFIEALDRLMDFYRQLVARGISLRYLDLGGGLGITYNAEEPPHPTELGAAVAQAVQGTDLTIILEPGRVIAGNTGILVTEVQYLKQNGEKHFVIVDAGMNDLVRPSLYGSYHRIAPVTERPDAPPLVADIVGPICESGDFLAKNREIPMVAPGDLLAVFSAGAYGFVMSSQYNSRPRVAEVLVHEDKHLLIRRRETYQDLVGPEEDGLARLEELGIPSTQG